The genome window CGTGCTGCCAATCGTGCTCATGTTCTTGTTCGGCATTTTGGAGTATTCGCGCTACGTAATGCTTTTGCAGGTGATGACCAATGCGGCCCGCGAGGGTTGCCGCTACGCGGTGATGCACACCGATTCGGTGACCATCAACACGACAACCTACGGCAGCGCGACGTCGAACGTCGACACGATCATCACCAATATGCTGGGGGGCCAGACGCTGTCGAGCCAATCGATCGGCATCTACGCTTCCGATGCGCTCGGGAACAACGTGGGCACCTGGGAAGACGCCGCGGCGGGCCAATGGATCACGGTGAAAATCACCGGCAATTTCAATTCGATCTTGCCGAAATTGCTCGGTATGTCGAGCACGATTCCGATCACCGCCGAAGTAGTCATGCGATCCGAGGGGAATTGAAAAAGGGGTCGGGGACCAGGGGTCAAGGATCAGAAGTCAGAAGCGAGTCTTTCTCATCATGGTCGATTGTATGCAAGCAAATTCATCGAACTGTTTTCGTCCGCGGCGGAAGTGCCGAAACGGCTGTCGTCGGCCGCGCCGTGGAATGGTGCTGGTGCTGTTTCTGGTGACGCTGGTCACGCTGTTTACGTTCCTCGCGCTCGCCATCGATCTGGGCATGTTGGCCGTCGCGCGAACGCAATGCCAGGCTGCCGCCGACGCCGCTGCCATGGCCGGCACGCGCACGCTCAACGGCGTTTCCTCGACGAACAACAATTATTCCGCCGTCAGTCCGCAAGCCCTTTCCGCGGCCGAGGGAAATTCGATTCTCGGCAACGCGGTGCAATCGAGTCAGGTGACAATCAATATCGGCCGGTATGCCTATAACACCAGCGCGCAACAGTTCGAGGGAGAAATCCCCGGCACCTCGGGCACGAACTACACGCTGGTGCAAGCCCAGGTCACGACAAATCTCGGCACCAAATTGGGCTTCTCGAAAGTGTTCGGCTTCGTGCCGACGAACATCACCACCACGGCCACCGGCGTCCATCGGCCGCTCGATGTTTGCGTGATCAACGATTTCACCGGGTCGATGCGGTTCTCCAGCTTGCTGGGCCAGCCATACTATGGCAATCGCAACTCGAACAATCCGGACAGCGTGTATCCCACTTGGGGAGCGTATTCCGACACGACAGACGCCGCCATGCAAGCCACGTCGTTCACCAGCCCCTGGGATGCCGCCAATATCACGACCACCACCAGCGACGGCCGCCCGCCGATTTGCGGCGACTTTTACACAAATACGACCGGCACTTCGGCGTTCACCGCCGCTTCGAGCAGCTACGCCACTACGCCCAGCGGCGATGTGCCGTTGAAAACCAGCAAGAACACCAGCAGCACGTGGGGCCAAACGCTTGCCAGCATTCTGAGCATCAGCAATCCCACTACTTCGACCTACGACAGCACTTTCGAAAGCTCGGGCTACAAGGCCTACAGCATGGCCTCGAAGTTCAATCGATACACGCTCGGCCCGGGCTACTACGGCAAAACGTTTTTCATTTGGCCCCCCGATCCATCGAACGGCACCGATGGCAAGACCAACGACTGGCGGCAGCGCTACTTCCTCTATCCGGGCACGTCGACCGCCATGAACGACAATTCGCGCCTGTGGGACAGCAGCGGCAATTGGAAGACGCCCGGGAGTTCGACGTATCAGATCAATTACAACGCGATCCTGGCTTGGATCACAAGCAGCCCGAATCCATTCCCCTCGACCATGATGTCGGGCCGCATCGTTTATTACACATCGATCCCGACCACGATCAGCACCGCGACCGATCCGCCGACCGATTTGAACCAACGGTTTTGGAAGGATTACATCGACTATTGCCTTGGTCTGATCGACAACTACGACGGCACCTGGCAAACGCTCAACAACGGCAGCACGGGCCTGACAGGCTACGGCAACGATTATTCGTGGGGCACCGTGAAAATCACCGCGTTGAGCAGCCTGCACCAGACCAGCGGCAAGCCGTTCATGTATTACGGCGACAACCCGCAGCGGCCGGGCCTGCATTTCTGGTTCGGGCCGATGACGATGATTGATTTTCTCGGCTGCTACAACATCTGGTACAACGTCAGCCCGTATTGCTCGCGGTATTGCTGGTGGCCGGGCACTTGCCACGAATCGCCGCTCTACGCCTGCAAACTCGGTATCCAGGCGGCGCTGACCGACATCCAAGACAACCATCCCAACAACGACGTTTCGCTGATTTTTTTCAGTACGCCGCGCTCGTATTCGGGCGAAAACGACGACACGCGGTTCAACCGCGTGCGCGTCGGTCTGAGTCAGAATTATTCGAACATGACCGATTCGCTCTGGTATCCGCCGGCAACCGTGGGCAATTCGAGCGCGACGGTGACGCCCTACGATTCCGACAATATCGAGGTGCCCCGCGCCACGGGCGGCACTTGCTATGCCTATTCGCTGATGCTGGCCTTCAACCAGTTCAGCAGCAATTCGACGCTCGTGAACTACAGCGTCGGCCAGCCGGCGGGCGATGCCGGCGGCAATGGCCGCATCGGCGCCCAAAAAGTCATTATTTTCGAAACCGACGGCGCTCCCAACACGACCGCTTCCGCCAGTTTCACCAACGGCGGGGCTTACAATTCCTACTATAAAGTCCGCTACAACTACGGCAGCCCATCCACCAGCGATTATCCAACCAATATCAATGGCTACGACGACAACGACTCGACCGTCACCAGCCAAATTGACGCGATTTGTAGCCAATTGGCCGCACAAACCACGGCCACATCGCCGGGCTATTCGACATCTTCCAAACCGCTTTTGATCCATTGCATCGGTTTCGGGCCCTATTTCGACTCCGGCAGTTCGACCTACACGGCCAACGTGGCCACGCTCAACGAGATGCAGATTCTCGGCAACGTCACCGACGGAATGCCCAGCTACAAGATCATCGATGGCACGCAGACGCAGGTGATCAAC of Pirellulales bacterium contains these proteins:
- a CDS encoding TadE/TadG family type IV pilus assembly protein yields the protein MSAKTENTNRLIGRPRARRGRDRAGSTIVQAAIVLPIVLMFLFGILEYSRYVMLLQVMTNAAREGCRYAVMHTDSVTINTTTYGSATSNVDTIITNMLGGQTLSSQSIGIYASDALGNNVGTWEDAAAGQWITVKITGNFNSILPKLLGMSSTIPITAEVVMRSEGN
- a CDS encoding pilus assembly protein TadG-related protein, which gives rise to MVLVLFLVTLVTLFTFLALAIDLGMLAVARTQCQAAADAAAMAGTRTLNGVSSTNNNYSAVSPQALSAAEGNSILGNAVQSSQVTINIGRYAYNTSAQQFEGEIPGTSGTNYTLVQAQVTTNLGTKLGFSKVFGFVPTNITTTATGVHRPLDVCVINDFTGSMRFSSLLGQPYYGNRNSNNPDSVYPTWGAYSDTTDAAMQATSFTSPWDAANITTTTSDGRPPICGDFYTNTTGTSAFTAASSSYATTPSGDVPLKTSKNTSSTWGQTLASILSISNPTTSTYDSTFESSGYKAYSMASKFNRYTLGPGYYGKTFFIWPPDPSNGTDGKTNDWRQRYFLYPGTSTAMNDNSRLWDSSGNWKTPGSSTYQINYNAILAWITSSPNPFPSTMMSGRIVYYTSIPTTISTATDPPTDLNQRFWKDYIDYCLGLIDNYDGTWQTLNNGSTGLTGYGNDYSWGTVKITALSSLHQTSGKPFMYYGDNPQRPGLHFWFGPMTMIDFLGCYNIWYNVSPYCSRYCWWPGTCHESPLYACKLGIQAALTDIQDNHPNNDVSLIFFSTPRSYSGENDDTRFNRVRVGLSQNYSNMTDSLWYPPATVGNSSATVTPYDSDNIEVPRATGGTCYAYSLMLAFNQFSSNSTLVNYSVGQPAGDAGGNGRIGAQKVIIFETDGAPNTTASASFTNGGAYNSYYKVRYNYGSPSTSDYPTNINGYDDNDSTVTSQIDAICSQLAAQTTATSPGYSTSSKPLLIHCIGFGPYFDSGSSTYTANVATLNEMQILGNVTDGMPSYKIIDGTQTQVINDLQQAFTIILQSGVQVALIQ